One window of the Salvia miltiorrhiza cultivar Shanhuang (shh) chromosome 6, IMPLAD_Smil_shh, whole genome shotgun sequence genome contains the following:
- the LOC130988022 gene encoding ubiquitin receptor RAD23b isoform X1 — protein MKLTVKTLKGSHFQISVHATDTIMAVKKCIEDVQGKDNYPCGQQLLIYNGKVLKDESTLADNKVSEDGFLVVMLSKSKSLSSSASTSSQPASTAASASNPAAPASNPAAPASTPAAPASTPAPPASNPSPAAEARPSVLAPKSTGPASVAPLASDQSGSYEEAASSLVVSDNLEQTIQQLIDMGGGSWDKETVRRALRAAYNNPERAVDYLYSGIPENTEVDVPLAQPPVDSIVASGPPALGGPNSSPLNLFPQVLLHPGAASYFLFFHVSYRPSETLQETISGAGSLGFLRNNQQFQALRSLVQANPQILQPMLQELGKQNPSLLRLIQENHQEFLQLINEPVDGSEGDIFDQAEQDMPHAVSVTPAEQEAIERMEAMGFDRALVIEAFLACDRNEELAVNYLLENAGDFED, from the exons ATGAAGCTCACCGTCAAAACTCTCAAAGGCAGCCACTTCCAAATTAGCGTTCATGCTACCGATACC ATAATGGCTGTTAAGAAATGCATTGAAGATGTGCAAGGCAAAGATAATTATCCATGTGGTCAGCAGTTGTTGATTTATAACGGGAAAGTGTTGAAGGATGAAAGTACCTTAGCTGATAACAAGGTCTCCGAAGATGGCTTTCTTGTTGTCATGCTAAGCAAG AGCAAAAGTTTGAGTTCAAGTGCTTCAACTTCTTCTCAG CCTGCTTCTACTGCTGCATCAGCTAGTAATCCGGCTGCACCAGCTAGTAATCCGGCTGCACCAGCTAGTACTCCGGCTGCACCAGCTAGTACTCCGGCTCCACCAGCTAGTAATCCATCTCCTGCAGCTGAAGCTCGACCATCTGTACT GGCTCCTAAGAGCACGGGACCAGCTTCTGTTGCTCCGTTAGCAAG TGATCAATCTGGTTCGTACGAGGAAGCTGCTTCCAGTTTAGTTGTTTCTGATAATCTTGAGCAGACTATTCAACAACTGATTGATATGGGTGGTGGTAGTTGGGACAAAGAGACAGTGAGACGTGCTCTTCGAGCTGCATACAATAATCCAGAACGAGCCGTTGATTACTTGTATTCA GGAATCCCTGAGAACACAGAAGTTGATGTTCCATTGGCTCAACCTCCCGTTGATTCCATAGTTGCATCTGGTCCACCAGCTTTAGGAGGACCGAACTCCTCCCCGTTGAATTTGTTTCCTCAGGTTCTTCTTCATCCTGGTGCTGCTTCGTATTTCTTGTTTTTTCATGTTTCTTACCGTCCATCGGAAACTCTCCAGGAGACTATTTCTGGTGCTGGATCCCTCGGTTTCCTCAGGAACAATCAACAG TTTCAAGCACTGCGTTCACTGGTTCAAGCTAATCCACAAATTCTACAG ccCATGCTTCAGGAGCTCGGAAAGCAAAATCCTTCACTCCTGAGACTCATACAAGAAAACCATCAGGAGTTCctccaattaattaatgaacCCGTTGATGGTTCTGAAGG GGATATATTTGATCAGGCTGAGCAGGACATGCCCCATGCCGTGAGTGTCACACCTGCGGAACAGGAGGCAATTGAAAGA ATGGAAGCCATGGGGTTTGATAGAGCTCTCGTGATCGAGGCATTTTTAGCTTGTGATCGCAACGAAGAACTAGCAGTGAACTACTTGTTGGAAAACGCTGGAGATTTTGAAGATTGA
- the LOC130988022 gene encoding ubiquitin receptor RAD23b isoform X2, translated as MKLTVKTLKGSHFQISVHATDTIMAVKKCIEDVQGKDNYPCGQQLLIYNGKVLKDESTLADNKVSEDGFLVVMLSKSKSLSSSASTSSQPASTAASASNPAAPASNPAAPASTPAAPASTPAPPASNPSPAAEARPSVLAPKSTGPASVAPLASDQSGSYEEAASSLVVSDNLEQTIQQLIDMGGGSWDKETVRRALRAAYNNPERAVDYLYSGIPENTEVDVPLAQPPVDSIVASGPPALGGPNSSPLNLFPQETISGAGSLGFLRNNQQFQALRSLVQANPQILQPMLQELGKQNPSLLRLIQENHQEFLQLINEPVDGSEGDIFDQAEQDMPHAVSVTPAEQEAIERMEAMGFDRALVIEAFLACDRNEELAVNYLLENAGDFED; from the exons ATGAAGCTCACCGTCAAAACTCTCAAAGGCAGCCACTTCCAAATTAGCGTTCATGCTACCGATACC ATAATGGCTGTTAAGAAATGCATTGAAGATGTGCAAGGCAAAGATAATTATCCATGTGGTCAGCAGTTGTTGATTTATAACGGGAAAGTGTTGAAGGATGAAAGTACCTTAGCTGATAACAAGGTCTCCGAAGATGGCTTTCTTGTTGTCATGCTAAGCAAG AGCAAAAGTTTGAGTTCAAGTGCTTCAACTTCTTCTCAG CCTGCTTCTACTGCTGCATCAGCTAGTAATCCGGCTGCACCAGCTAGTAATCCGGCTGCACCAGCTAGTACTCCGGCTGCACCAGCTAGTACTCCGGCTCCACCAGCTAGTAATCCATCTCCTGCAGCTGAAGCTCGACCATCTGTACT GGCTCCTAAGAGCACGGGACCAGCTTCTGTTGCTCCGTTAGCAAG TGATCAATCTGGTTCGTACGAGGAAGCTGCTTCCAGTTTAGTTGTTTCTGATAATCTTGAGCAGACTATTCAACAACTGATTGATATGGGTGGTGGTAGTTGGGACAAAGAGACAGTGAGACGTGCTCTTCGAGCTGCATACAATAATCCAGAACGAGCCGTTGATTACTTGTATTCA GGAATCCCTGAGAACACAGAAGTTGATGTTCCATTGGCTCAACCTCCCGTTGATTCCATAGTTGCATCTGGTCCACCAGCTTTAGGAGGACCGAACTCCTCCCCGTTGAATTTGTTTCCTCAG GAGACTATTTCTGGTGCTGGATCCCTCGGTTTCCTCAGGAACAATCAACAG TTTCAAGCACTGCGTTCACTGGTTCAAGCTAATCCACAAATTCTACAG ccCATGCTTCAGGAGCTCGGAAAGCAAAATCCTTCACTCCTGAGACTCATACAAGAAAACCATCAGGAGTTCctccaattaattaatgaacCCGTTGATGGTTCTGAAGG GGATATATTTGATCAGGCTGAGCAGGACATGCCCCATGCCGTGAGTGTCACACCTGCGGAACAGGAGGCAATTGAAAGA ATGGAAGCCATGGGGTTTGATAGAGCTCTCGTGATCGAGGCATTTTTAGCTTGTGATCGCAACGAAGAACTAGCAGTGAACTACTTGTTGGAAAACGCTGGAGATTTTGAAGATTGA
- the LOC130988025 gene encoding uncharacterized protein LOC130988025: MALDNIITSPHRRSQTQTAFSPPSPRKQHLRDTELGNCATLVQRHRFLLTALALLVVLCIIYLYFAVTLGAAADACSDLAGAQKASCHLQLSKASAAKGKLKFL, from the coding sequence ATGGCTCTCgacaacataataacttcacCTCATCGGAGGTCGCAGACACAGACTGCGTTCTCTCCACCTTCACCTAGAAAGCAACACTTGCGAGACACAGAATTGGGGAACTGCGCAACCCTTGTTCAGAGACATCGGTTTCTCCTGACTGCTCTTGCCCTCCTCGTAGTTCTGTGCATTATTTATCTTTACTTTGCTGTGACTCTTGGGGCTGCTGCCGATGCATGCTCCGACTTGGCGGGGGCTCAAAAGGCGTCGTGTCATCTTCAGTTGTCGAAAGCATCGGCAGCAAAGGGAAAACTAAAATTCCTTTAG
- the LOC130988021 gene encoding uncharacterized protein LOC130988021 codes for MWAASCLASCCAACACDACRTVVSGISRRSARIAYCGLFALSLIVSWILREVAAPLMEKIPWINHFHQTPDREWFETDAVLRVSLGNFLFFTILAIFMIGVKNQKDPRDNLHHGGWMMKIICWCILVILMFFLPNGIVSFYEATSKFGSGLFLLVQVVLLLDFVHGWNDKWVGYGEQFWFAALLVVSLVCYVATFLFSALLFYLFTPSGVDCGLNTFFIVITLIFVFVFTIVTLHPSVCGSILPSSVISLYCMYLCYSGLASEPRDYECNGLHKHSRAVSTSSLALGLLTTVLSVVYSAVRAGSSTMLLSPPSSPRAGSGRPLLPLDKADEQYEEKEKEKSKPVTYSYSFFHLIFSLASMYSAMLLTGWSTSVGESGKLVDVGWPSVWVRIVTGWATAALFIWSLIAPILFPDREF; via the exons ATGTGGGCTGCTTCGTGCCTGGCATCATGCTGCGCTGCCTGTGCTTGCGACGCGTGCCGCACGGTCGTGTCAGGGATTAGTCGGCGATCCGCTCGCATTGCCTACTGCGGTCTCTTCGCGCTTTCGCTGATTGTTTCGTGGATTCTCCGCGAGGTGGCTGCTCCCCTCATGGAGAAGATCCCAT GGATCAATCATTTTCACCAAACTCCAGATAGAGAATGGTTTGAGACAGATGCAGTATTGAGAGTGAGCTTGGGAAATTTCTTGTTTTTCACCATCCTTGCTATTTTTATGATTGGTGTGAAGAACCAGAAGGATCCTCGGGACAATTTGCACCATGGGGGTTGGATGATGAAAATCATTTGCTGGTGCATTTTGGTGATACTGATGTTCTTTCTCCCCAATGGGATCGTGAGCTTCTACG AGGCAACTTCCAAGTTTGGATCGGGATTGTTCCTTCTTGTTCAAGTTGTACTTCTACTCGATTTTGTTCATGGATGGAATGACAAATGGGTTGGATATGGTGAACAATTTTG GTTTGCTGCATTGCTTGTGGTTTCACTTGTTTGCTACGTGGCAACCTTTTTGTTCTCTGCACTGCTCTTCTATCTTTTTACCCCATCCGGAGTTGATTGTGGACTCAATACCTTTTTCATTGTGATAACTTTGATCTTCGTTTTTGTGTTTACTATTGTCACATTGCATCCATCA GTATGTGGAAGCATTTTGCCATCTTCAGTTATATCTTTATATTGCATGTACCTCTGCTACAGTGGACTTGCCAGTGAACCTAGGGATTACGAATGCAATGGTCTTCACAAGCATTCTAGAGCAGTTTCAACCAGTAGTCTTGCCCTTGGGCTGCTCACAACAGTTTTATCTGTTGTTTATTCTGCTGTCCGAGCAGGATCTTCTACAATGTTGCTTTCTCCTCCAAGCTCTCCACGTGCAG GTTCTGGGAGGCCTTTGCTACCATTAGACAAGGCAGACGAGCAGTacgaagagaaagagaaagagaagtcGAAGCCAGTCACATACTCATACTCATTTTTCCACTTAATCTTCTCTCTGGCTAGCATGTATTCCGCCATGCTGCTCACAGGTTGGTCAACGTCAGTTGGAGAGAGCGGGAAGTTGGTCGATGTAGGTTGGCCATCTGTCTGGGTTCGCATTGTAACTGGTTGGGCTACCGCTGCCTTGTTCATCTGGTCCCTCATCGCACCAATTCTCTTCCCCGACAGAGAATTCTGA